The following is a genomic window from Mus caroli chromosome 17, CAROLI_EIJ_v1.1, whole genome shotgun sequence.
TTTCATTACCATACAAATTACAGCATTGAAAGAGCAAGTGTCACTCTAATGGAAACAATCTGCGATGGCCAATCAGGAATTccagagagagcagaagaaaCGCTGACCATGCTCCACGGAAACCAGGAAGGGCCTTCATGAAGACACTGATGTGGCTGGCCTGTCTTCTCGTGGTCTTATGAAATGGATGCGTGGAGGAGCAATGACTAAAAAGTAACACCTGAGGTTGTagttcattatatttattttggaaaaatatttttaaaatgaatttcttcattaacaaaacagtaaaaaacTCAAATAACATTTGCACAATATtccataaatacatttatatacaaaaaaatataGTCACATAGACCCGAAGTGCCTTTGTACATATTTaccaaaatttaaattataaaaaaatgaacGTCACAAAATACTCAAGCTTTACAGAtatcatgaaaaatatttttacaaatccCAAAAAAATAACACACGTTTTCTTTTTCCccgtctaggaaaaaaaaaacacatctcaGTATCAAAAAGGACAATAAAGGCAGTTGTGTTTCTAGTTCAAGGAAAGACTGGCTCATAGTAATCCAAGATAGACGTGTCGGCAGTGCGTGCTTCCTATATGAATCAAGTCCCTCGTCCATTTAAATATATACTCTTCAAAGCAACTGTCCATAGTGCAATGGGAACAACCAGCAGGCAGTCCAGCGGCAGCCAAAGCCTAGGCTGGCAGTGTCCGGCGCCTCTGCTAACTCCGAGAGAACCAGCTTCGCCTGAACCTGTTTCTCAGCAGCAGTCCCTgggtttcctctcccttcctctctcagcagcatTCATTGGGGCTATATCCTTGGAATTTTATTTAAGAGAAATGGGAATTTTGCCACATCGCTTCCATCTTACACCTAGAAGGGCCCAGGAGACAGGACAGGAAGTTAACTGCAGGCAGAAACGGACCCTCTCCACATCACTCCCGTCCATGACAAGAGGGCCGCACACTGACCTCAGTCGCTATAACACACTCATCCTTTTCTGCAGACAGAACATACACCGACTGGTACTTGGTGTCCTTTGAAGTAGAGTAGACAGACTCTGGCCTTTTTCTGTCAGGAACCTCCCCACTGAAAGGAAAATTAGAGAGAACCACAGTAAACACACAGGAAAGTGGTTGAACGCGGATATACCCAGAACATTGACTGGTCTCCCTGCCCTCCTTGCCCAGCTCAGGGCACATACCCCCTAAGTGTTGGGGCGATCTTCTCTTCTCCTGCAGAGCTCTGTGACTGGCACTTGGTGTCACGTTTGCTGTGTGTATCCCTGACCGTGGCTTCATCTCCCTTGAGGTCTCGAACGAGGTTATAGTCCACAGTGGGATATCGGACCTTAAAGCTGCTCTTCTCGGCTCCATGGTCCCCGTGAAAGTCCGCCTTCTTGTTGGTGTTCTTGATCTGGGTAGCCCCAATGATGCTAACTGAAACGTCCTTCTCGCGCTGGCAATTGGCTAGGTTGTTcatggtctctgtctctcccccacaGGGTTCAGGTGGAGGCTGGTGTTTCTGTAGCTTCAGCCGGACGCAGACCACCACAGCAGCAcagcccagcagcagcaggaggacaAGCACCACCCCGGCACACACGGCCACCCAGGGGAAGGGCCCGCCCTGGCTTTCCATATGCCTCTCACTGAGGTCCACCACCATGGGCCCTGGTGGTGGCTCAGGGAGCAGGAACTGGCAGTTGGGGCCGCCATAGCCCTGGGCGCACTCACACATGTAGCGCTGGCCCCTCTGGTGGCAGGTGGCCCCATTATGGCAGGGTGCATGCTCACACCTGCTGACAGGGGCGCTGCAGTTCTTGCCCGTATAGCCAGGTGGGCAGGTACAGGAGAAGTCGTTCACACTGTCCCGGCAGGTGCCCCCATTTGCACACGGGGAGGAGGCACAGTCATCCACATTGTCCTCGCAGTACCTCCCGGAGAAGCCAGCCTGGCATCGGCACAGGTAAGAGTTGCCGAGGTCCACACACTTGGCACCTAGAACCCAAGGGCAAGCACAGTCATATTTGGGCACACAGAAGTTTGTTCACCAAACAGACCGAGCAGACATAGCACATGtaagtccacacacacaccacaggtaCAGTGACAGTTTAGTCCTGTCCTACATAGCCTAGAATCTCAAATCCAAGGTTGTGGGGAGAACTCCAGGTAGAGACCTACACAATAGAAACAGTAagagcttccccccccccatatattAGGCAAACTCTCTACATCACCAATGGTCCCCCCATTTCTGCCTCAAACAGGGTCTTGCTAGATTtgccagggtggcctggaacttgatggTCCTGTCCCAGTCCCTGGAGTTTACAGATTACAGGCTCTAGATCAGTGTGTTGACAGCACTATAGAAAGCATTTTCCCTGATCACTACATTCACCTCCCAACCACCAGACAGGCGATAACACAGTATTAGATCTAGGTTACAGGTGGAGAAATTAAGAATTCAAGAGAATGTCATGCTCACTGGCTGTTAGTGAAAAGTCAGAACTGAAAACCACCTGAAAAGAGGGAAGACAGACCAGAATACAGAAGGCGGGAGAAGAAGGagtggggaaaggagggaaagacaggaaagcATCTATTTGGCTCAGCCTCCCTTCTAAGTCTGTTTTAGGTACCTCTCTCTCACTAGCAAGAAGCTCCTGGTGTACAAAGCATGCCTCTTCATACGTGGTACCCAAATTATCATCTGAAGCTAGACTTCCTTCCCAAAACACCATGGCTGTGCTTTCTTTGTTTAAGCAGAGCTTGCAGAGCCATGGATAGGAGTGACATGTGCCAAAACACAACTGGCCCCGAGCAAGCTGTGGGCTGCTGACCAGGCCATTCCTTGCATTATGAGTATGACACCAACCCccctttttgtcttccttcctcctgaatCCTCGCGGAATTGACTTGGGGATCCACAAACCCAAGGTGACTCACAGAGCAATGTGTTCCCTAATAAGTGCACCTGCTTTTGGAGCCAGTCCTCTAGACATTTCCCCATTGCCCCTCACCGTTAGAACAAGGGGAAGAGCCACAGAGATCCATCTTCTTCTcacagttgaagccagagaagccCGCAGGGCAATGGCAGGTGTAGCCTCCATCAGGGTTATCTGAACATCGTCCTCCATTGAAGCAAGGGCCATCTGCACAGGTCATAGCGCTCAGCTCACAGACCTTGCCATAGAAGCCGGGAGGGCAGGTGCAAGAGAAGCTGTCCTCAAGGTCCTGCGCAAGGAGACCACACGCGGCTTTCTTACAGTGTTCTATGAACCCACACATCTTATTTAAAACCGACCATCTTCAGTCAGCACAGCGCAGTGCCCCCAACTCACCGTGCAGCTCGCTCCGTTCTTGCAGGGGCTGGGAGCACACTCATCTACTTCCAGCTCACAGTTGGCACCTGTATACCCAGGTCGGCAGGAACATGTGTAGCTCCCCTGGCCCGTGTTGGTGCAGGTGGCTCCATTCCTGCATGGCTTATGGTGAGTACAGTAGTTCAGGTCTGTCCgggtggagacaggaaaggggacaggaagcCCAAGGTCAAATACAGGAAGGATCTATGTTGGGCTGCTTTGAGGAGACCTGGCAATCTTAGAGGAGGGCCTTACCTTGGTTGCAGAAAAGGCCCCCCCAGCCTTCCTGGCAGTTACACTGCCAGGGTTGCTGGCAGGTGCCATGGAGACAACCTGGGTATCGGATGCACTCATCGCAGTAGCGGCCCTGCCAGCCAACTCTGCACCTGGAAGAAGCAAAACACGATCATGCCACCTTCTAGATTCATCATGGTATTCTAGCACACCAAAATTATCCCACAGCACCCATAAGCTACCATAAGGTCCTCGAAGTAGGCAGGACATCAGGCCATTTAAAAGCTTTaactcccctgcccctgcccctagcCATCCCCTCTCAGAGTCTCAGATGAAGGGCACAGGGTACCCTGCTTGCCTTTCACATGCACAAGGATTATGGATGTGGAATCTCATTTTCCATACAAGCTTTTTAACTGAAGCCTGTATATTTCCATTATGTACGAGCTTAAGTTAATGGAAACCTATGCTCGTACATTTTCAGGCCTTCAGTAGAGTAACAGCTCCCACTCAACTAACTCCCTGGAGTGTTTTACAGCCTATATATGAGATATATCAAGAAGAAAAGgtgaaccaggcatggtgacttTAGGGAGCCTGAGAacgattatgagttcaaggccagcccatgTTACATAGAAAGGCCCCTGAGCAACATAGAAAGtctcacaggaaaaaaacaaaaacaaaaaaaaaaaaacaaaaaacaaagaagaacgGACAAAAACAACTTTGCAGACTTACTTGCACTCCCCTGGTTTGTCACAGTATCCATGTTGGTCATCACACCCTGGCAGACAGATTgctgcaaacaaataaaaacataggtTAGAGCTCCAGCCCAGAGATTCCCCAGTATCACCAGGTGGAACTGAGGGAAATTAGCACTACCTACTCTGTAGGTCCAAGCTGAGTGGATCTCAGGTCACAGAGCCTAGCCCACCCTGGCTGGTGGCTTTGGACTTCATTCAGGCAAGGAATGAGAATTCTTCTTAACATAGTGCGTCCAGGACAAAAGGGCTCTCAGAAGCCCCTACTCCTACCCCTGTCCCTTTTTCTTCTAAAAGAGGGTCAGAagtcttctccctcctcctcccccacttcccaaTTCTATGCACAAAGCCCCACCTCTTCATATCCCAGAAAGTGTGTGTGCAGATAAGAGTGGACAGCTGGTGTGCAGCGTGCAGGGCAGGACAGCTGCTCCATTGTGTCTTCCCTCCCGCAGCTGCCCCAGCACAACaatgctgcccccaccccaccccaccccaccccctggcccTAGCCATGTGTGTATGCGCTCACACAAGCTCGTGTGCGCACGTAGCCTTCTACCAATGGGAGCAGGCAGTGTCCCCACCGCCTATCCTCAGAGAGATCTAATCTATGGCACGTGTAAGTAGGGGCGGGGAGAGACCCCAGTGTTTGAATAAGAAAAGTTTAGATTTCTAGCCACCCTAGAACTATTGGCCCTGAGAGAGGAAAGCTACTGTGGGAGGTTAGAGGCGCCTAAAGAGGTAGGGGGGGGCAGGGGTGGCCACAGGCTGAGGCTTTGAGCTGGCTTACTTCCCCAGTTATGAAACTCATTAATGATCAGCAACTCCAGTTCTTAAGAAAACAGCCAATTCTTGGCCAAGAAGGGGGGCCTCAAAGGATATGGGAAACTAGGCAACAATATGTCCAGGCTCTTACTGAAGTGTGGACCCCATCATCCTCAGGCAAAAACTAAAGCTAGAAAGTGACTCAATATCCTCCCCCAGGCATGAACAGAGGTTCTGGGCCTCACAGAGTCCAATGTTCAACTGCTGCAGGGCAGAAGAACAAAAGTTCACCAGGCTCTGATGTTGGAAGGAAATGCCATTCCTACAGATTGGGCAGATGAGGCCTCAGATTGCTGGAGAGAGGCCCCCTGCGGTACAAATAGACCAGAACCAAAGCAGTAGTCCTCCCTGTGGCCCTGGTACCCTGGTTTGCAAGAGGATTATAGGACATCAGTTACTGCTCTTCTTCATTTAGACAAGACAAGGTGCCCTTCAGCCATGGAGCCCTGCAGTCTGCCTCAGCACTCCTGCTAGCTTTCCACGGCCCCCAGGATTGAAGGATTCCCTAAAGGACAGGGCACACAGAATACACCACAGGGAATCTTTGGAAACAGATTTCTGTAGGCAGGTCAGGCACCCTAACTCTGTGGAGGAAAGGGAGGGCTTTCCAATGGGACATTGTTGCAGCAAGGAGAACTGTTGGAAAATGAGCCCTCCACATCCCcgctctgtccctcccttccttcctctcttccctttctaatTCAAAGGCCCTAGGGAGAGCACAGCCTTACTTCCTGACCCCTGGCCTTGTCTCTGAACTCCTCCCTGTGAAGGAAAGCAGCTTGCTAGAGCAGACACAAGGTCTCCCTTGTTAAAATGCCTGAATCCAGCCTAACTGCCATCAGCCTTAGCAAAACACTTCTCtttaggcctcagtttccccactgcaCCATCTCTACCATCTCCTGTTGCAAAGCCTTTCCCCATAAATGGACCCTTAGGGGTCATTTTCCAGAGGACTCACGGTCAGTGCAGTACTGGCCTTTCCAGCCAGGGTCACACATCTTCTCCCCTCTGTCCCCGCAGGTGAAGTGGCCAAAGGCATCATCCCGAGGTCGGCAGAACACCGAGCAACCTTCTCCGTAGTAGTGTTCGTCACACACAAACCGGTAAGAGTACCGGAGGTCTGTGCGGCCGCTACTGTGAAGGTCCTGAGACCATTCTTCTCCCACAGTGAGGTGCCTCTGTGTGGTGAGGCGGCTGATGAGTCTTTCTGGGTTTTCTGAGAGAGAAGATGCTCAGGTTGGTAATGATAACACCTAGATGCTAGGAACCGAGAGAGTGGTATGGATGCTGCCAAGCCAAGGACCCTTCTTCTCTGAACTCCAGGTGCAGAGTGAAGATAAGAGGCCTGGGGTGAGTGGGTAAAGTGTGTATCAATGGGGAGAATGAATAGTTTAGGGGTTTGGAGTCTTACCTGTTGCGAGGTCATCAGGAGAATCTGTATGGAGGGCTTCAATGATCAGAGAGAAGGTACCCTAGGGAAGACGGAGAGGAGGCTTGATAACCAGaagtgtggaggaggaggaaggggaggaggaggagttgggagactaggagtgggaggaggaggagctcaaGGAGGAGGGGAGGCATTAAAGAGAACCAAGTACAGAGGCTCTCAGATCTCTGTGCTATGCCAATGAAGGTCAACTCCCATCACTTTCCTTAATTAGAAGAATTTCAAAGAGTGCCCCCCCCCACCGTGTGTggatttggtttttttaaaaacatgttaatacgggaaattgtattttttttttaaaaaaagggagagagtactggaagGAGCAAGGTGGGgtgcaggaagaggagaggacagCTGTCATTAGTTTTTTGGGGGTGGAACCTTGAGGATGGAGAGCAGCCCCAGCACTGGTAGCAATCCAACCAAGGCCTAAGAGCTAGGGGACAAGAACTCTCCCAActttgggggtaggggagggaagCATTCTACCTTTCAGGTAAGTAGGAGGTGTGTGAGAAATGCCCAGGGCTTGCAAAAGCCTCTGGGGTTCCACACCCCCTCCTCAACTGCCAGTCAGTTCCCAGTAAGAAGTCAAGACCTCAGGCGTGTCTTTGTGGGATTCCCCAACCCTTATCAGTGGCCCTTGCTTTCTTCCCACTGCCAACCACCAGCCAGCCACCCCTACCCCTCCAGGCCCAGCCGAGTGCGCGCAGGTGCCCACTCACTGGCCAGGTGAAGCCGAAGGGGAATCGGATGGGGTTGCTGAAGGCGGGGTCGATGCCTGCGCCATCAGGCAGGCTGAAGGAGTCGACACCCAGCACTGGCGTGACTGCACTGCCGTAGGTGCAGGGTGGCTCCGGTGACACGCTGGCCTGGTAGTGCTTGAGGCATACGCGAAAGAAGGTCCTGCAGGCGCACGGCGGGCCAGAGCCCCCGCGGCAGCAGTTGCGGTTCCCCAGCAGCCCCTTCTTGTTGACGAACTCCTGCAGCTTCAGCTCAA
Proteins encoded in this region:
- the Dll1 gene encoding delta-like protein 1: MGRRSALALAVVSALLCQVWSSGVFELKLQEFVNKKGLLGNRNCCRGGSGPPCACRTFFRVCLKHYQASVSPEPPCTYGSAVTPVLGVDSFSLPDGAGIDPAFSNPIRFPFGFTWPGTFSLIIEALHTDSPDDLATENPERLISRLTTQRHLTVGEEWSQDLHSSGRTDLRYSYRFVCDEHYYGEGCSVFCRPRDDAFGHFTCGDRGEKMCDPGWKGQYCTDPICLPGCDDQHGYCDKPGECKCRVGWQGRYCDECIRYPGCLHGTCQQPWQCNCQEGWGGLFCNQDLNYCTHHKPCRNGATCTNTGQGSYTCSCRPGYTGANCELEVDECAPSPCKNGASCTDLEDSFSCTCPPGFYGKVCELSAMTCADGPCFNGGRCSDNPDGGYTCHCPAGFSGFNCEKKMDLCGSSPCSNGAKCVDLGNSYLCRCQAGFSGRYCEDNVDDCASSPCANGGTCRDSVNDFSCTCPPGYTGKNCSAPVSRCEHAPCHNGATCHQRGQRYMCECAQGYGGPNCQFLLPEPPPGPMVVDLSERHMESQGGPFPWVAVCAGVVLVLLLLLGCAAVVVCVRLKLQKHQPPPEPCGGETETMNNLANCQREKDVSVSIIGATQIKNTNKKADFHGDHGAEKSSFKVRYPTVDYNLVRDLKGDEATVRDTHSKRDTKCQSQSSAGEEKIAPTLRGGEVPDRKRPESVYSTSKDTKYQSVYVLSAEKDECVIATEV